One stretch of Chryseobacterium sp. LJ668 DNA includes these proteins:
- a CDS encoding bestrophin family protein, translated as MITTKYFNYKQIANLAGLHLVWLTAWSTFVAAIYYFFQWQWMTIPLVPLTLVGTAVAFFVGFKSNQAYDRLWEARKIWGAIVNSSRSFTSMLYAFDTEKGEMHYIKDFKKQLIYRHIAWLYTLREQLLIPTEWEHISLERHFGEINTKRNRQIKAGFPDYVRTHLFQQKYLTEEELQLQEDYKNFATYLNSKQAKDLNYLKNKKVITDFDQMQLQNCLNDFYDYQGQAERIKKFPSPRQFANSGFIFIVIFIILLPLGLVSEFSKLGDWGIWTCIPFCVIVGWIYIIMELVGDYSENPFGGLMFDIPMLSICRTIEIDLLQMIGEHDDLPEPIASKNGVLV; from the coding sequence ATGATTACAACAAAATATTTTAATTACAAACAAATTGCTAATCTCGCAGGACTGCATCTGGTGTGGCTTACCGCATGGAGCACATTCGTAGCCGCCATTTATTATTTTTTTCAATGGCAGTGGATGACGATTCCGTTAGTTCCGTTGACGTTGGTAGGTACAGCTGTTGCATTTTTTGTAGGTTTCAAAAGCAATCAGGCCTATGACCGGCTTTGGGAAGCAAGAAAAATCTGGGGAGCCATCGTAAACTCCAGCAGATCATTTACTTCTATGCTCTATGCTTTCGATACAGAAAAAGGGGAAATGCATTATATAAAAGACTTTAAAAAACAGCTCATTTACCGTCATATCGCGTGGTTGTATACTTTGAGAGAGCAGCTTTTGATCCCGACCGAATGGGAACATATAAGTCTTGAGAGACATTTCGGAGAGATCAACACCAAAAGAAACCGTCAGATAAAGGCGGGTTTTCCTGATTACGTAAGGACCCATCTTTTTCAGCAAAAGTATCTCACTGAAGAAGAGTTGCAACTTCAGGAAGATTATAAAAACTTTGCAACTTACCTCAATTCAAAACAGGCGAAAGATTTGAATTACTTAAAGAATAAAAAAGTCATTACCGACTTTGATCAGATGCAGCTCCAGAATTGTCTGAATGATTTTTACGATTATCAGGGACAGGCAGAAAGGATCAAAAAATTCCCTTCGCCAAGACAGTTTGCCAACTCAGGATTTATCTTTATCGTCATTTTCATTATTCTTTTACCTTTAGGTTTGGTAAGTGAATTCAGCAAATTAGGCGATTGGGGAATATGGACCTGTATTCCATTTTGTGTGATTGTTGGCTGGATTTATATCATCATGGAACTCGTCGGCGATTATTCTGAAAATCCTTTTGGCGGACTGATGTTTGACATCCCAATGCTGTCAATTTGCAGAACAATTGAAATTGACCTTCTTCAAATGATTGGTGAGCATGATGATCTTCCGGAACCGATTGCCTCTAAAAATGGAGTTTTAGTTTAA
- a CDS encoding alpha-ketoacid dehydrogenase subunit alpha/beta translates to MENTLHEKVSQDILLKAYNHMMLAKAMADIYEENRNVCKYVHSTSRGHEAIQLATAYQLKKEDWVSPYYRDESILLGIGFEPYQLMLQLLAKADDPFSGGRSYYSHPSSRNENMPKIIHQSSATGMQTIPTTGVAQGIKYIQDFNLEHFENNPVVICSLGDNSVTEGEVSEALQFAALHQLPIIFLVQDNEWGISVTKDEARTCDAYDFVAGFVGLGRMRVNGTDFVESFEVMKKAVDFVRTERKPLVVCAKTVLIGHHTSGVRREFYRDEEDLSKHRAKDPGEILRNQLLESGTDEELLKQITKKARLEAEEAFDRAQKAEDPKPETVMQHIFAPTPITEELGTREPEGGEKIVMVDAAIHAIQEIMWKHPEALLYGQDVGERIGGVFRETVTLGKKFGSKRVFNTAIQEAYIIGSTTGMSAVGLKPIVEVQFADYIYPGINQLITEISKSNYLSNGKFPVSNIIRVPIGAYGGGGPYHSGSVESILANIKGIKIAYPSNAADFKGLLKAAYYDPNPVVMLEHKGLYWSKVPGTEDAKTIEPAEDYILPFGKGKIIIEADENEIKKGNTVVVITYGMGVYWAKEAVKNFGGKVEVIDLRTIIPLDEELVFERVKAHGKCIVLTEEQLNNSFAEAFAHRISNNCFKYLDAPVETMGSLDTPAVPINLILEKEMLPNAEKLSKKIDEMLKY, encoded by the coding sequence ATGGAAAATACACTTCACGAAAAAGTTTCTCAGGATATTTTACTTAAGGCTTATAATCACATGATGCTTGCCAAAGCAATGGCAGACATTTATGAAGAGAACAGAAATGTTTGCAAATATGTACACAGTACTTCGCGAGGGCATGAGGCGATTCAGTTGGCAACGGCTTATCAGCTGAAAAAAGAAGACTGGGTATCACCGTACTACAGGGATGAAAGTATTTTGCTGGGAATTGGTTTTGAGCCCTATCAACTGATGCTTCAGCTGCTGGCAAAAGCTGATGATCCTTTTTCTGGTGGAAGATCGTATTATTCTCACCCTTCGAGCAGAAATGAAAATATGCCGAAGATTATTCACCAAAGTTCAGCAACCGGAATGCAGACAATCCCTACAACGGGTGTTGCTCAGGGAATTAAATATATTCAGGATTTTAATCTGGAGCATTTTGAAAACAATCCTGTTGTCATATGCAGTTTGGGAGACAATTCAGTAACTGAAGGTGAAGTAAGTGAAGCATTGCAATTTGCAGCTCTGCATCAGCTTCCGATTATTTTCCTGGTTCAGGATAATGAATGGGGAATTTCAGTAACTAAAGATGAAGCGAGAACTTGTGATGCTTATGATTTTGTTGCAGGTTTTGTAGGTCTGGGAAGAATGAGAGTAAACGGAACCGATTTCGTCGAAAGTTTTGAGGTAATGAAAAAAGCTGTTGATTTTGTGAGAACCGAGAGAAAACCTTTGGTTGTCTGCGCAAAAACAGTTTTGATCGGCCATCATACTTCAGGAGTGAGAAGAGAATTTTACAGAGATGAGGAAGATTTAAGCAAACACAGAGCAAAAGATCCGGGAGAAATCTTGAGAAATCAATTGCTGGAATCTGGAACTGATGAAGAATTATTAAAGCAAATTACTAAAAAGGCAAGATTAGAAGCTGAAGAAGCTTTCGACAGAGCTCAAAAAGCGGAAGATCCAAAGCCTGAAACTGTAATGCAGCATATTTTTGCTCCAACTCCGATTACAGAAGAATTGGGAACGCGTGAACCTGAAGGCGGAGAAAAAATAGTAATGGTTGATGCAGCTATTCATGCCATCCAAGAGATTATGTGGAAACATCCGGAAGCTTTATTGTACGGACAAGATGTTGGCGAAAGAATTGGCGGAGTTTTCCGTGAGACGGTGACTTTAGGTAAAAAATTCGGAAGTAAGAGAGTTTTTAATACCGCAATTCAGGAAGCTTATATCATTGGTTCTACGACCGGAATGAGCGCAGTTGGTCTAAAACCGATAGTAGAAGTTCAGTTTGCCGATTATATTTATCCGGGAATCAACCAATTGATCACAGAGATTTCCAAATCAAATTATTTAAGCAACGGGAAATTTCCTGTAAGCAATATCATCAGAGTTCCGATCGGAGCTTATGGCGGCGGAGGACCGTACCATAGTGGAAGTGTTGAAAGTATTTTAGCTAATATTAAAGGAATTAAAATTGCTTATCCGAGCAACGCAGCCGATTTTAAAGGTTTGTTAAAAGCAGCATATTACGACCCGAATCCTGTTGTTATGTTGGAACATAAAGGTTTGTACTGGAGTAAAGTTCCGGGAACTGAAGATGCAAAAACCATAGAACCTGCAGAAGATTATATTTTACCTTTCGGAAAAGGAAAAATTATTATCGAAGCTGATGAGAATGAAATTAAAAAAGGAAATACAGTTGTAGTAATAACTTATGGAATGGGTGTTTACTGGGCAAAAGAAGCTGTAAAAAACTTCGGTGGTAAAGTAGAAGTGATTGATTTGAGAACCATCATCCCTTTGGATGAAGAATTGGTTTTTGAAAGAGTAAAAGCACATGGAAAATGTATCGTTCTGACTGAAGAACAATTAAATAATTCATTTGCAGAAGCTTTTGCACACCGTATTTCTAACAACTGCTTCAAATATCTGGATGCTCCGGTAGAAACAATGGGATCGCTTGATACACCCGCAGTTCCAATCAATTTAATTTTAGAAAAAGAAATGCTTCCTAACGCCGAAAAGCTCTCGAAGAAAATCGACGAAATGTTGAAATATTAA
- the dnaE gene encoding DNA polymerase III subunit alpha: MYLVFDTETTGLPKNFNAPLSDSDNWPRMVQIAWQLHDDDGNLLENQDYIIKPEGYDIPFNAARIHGITTKIANDEGRDLEEILKEFAEVLERVRVVSGHNVEFDYNIVGAEFFRKNIKDNLQEKPKADTMILGTDYCQLGGGRGGKYKSPKLEELYEKLYGHKFDEAHNAAADVNATAQVFFEMMRIGIIPAEILKTSEDQLAYFKTLHPNPIKPFGIIIRRQVADFNNKKKQSDVGSIDDIDLGKYFNFDNKSVFSTLTATSSISDLIKKATEDNFPAVGMVDLGNMMGAFKFVSAVESTNSDRSKKHKEFLTKKQEAEENGTEFNEAEPISEPLIPVVGCEFFISDRYEQKQFTKDDPDRRAQVVLLAKDFNGYKNLAKLSSIGFLKGFYFGVPRISRELISEYKEGLIALTSGINGDIPDAILNTGEQKGEELFKWWKDTFEDDFYVQIQNHKLPEEEHLNDVLLHFADKYNVKILAQNQTYYTNKDDSNIQDIVSCIKDGEKLTTPVGKGFGKRRGLATGEYYIKNAHEIKETFLAYPDAFDAYDELFAKFSPYTLKRDVLLPKFDIPEEFLHLEDEVDGGKRGEMAYLTHLTYEGAKKRYAETGITTEIKERLDFELEVVANTGYPGYFLIVQDFCNEARNMGVWVGPGRGSAAGSAVAYCTGITNVDPIKYDLLFERFLNPERVSMPDIDIDFDDEGRDKIIKWVVEKYGKNQVAQIITYSVLGGKSAIKDAGRVLDLPIPDTNNIAKLIPPSPGMNIAKALAKYDKLRPEDQMLVDEMRFILDNSDDPRFDVLVSAKKMEGCIRNTGIHACGVIITPEDVSNLVPVTIAAKDADILVSQFDNSVAESAGLLKMDFLGLRTLTIIKDALKLIKQRHNIDIDPDTIPLDDTKTYQLFKEGRTIGIFQYESPGMQKYMRELKPTVFADLIAMNALYRPGPIKYIPNFINRKHGIEEIVYDLPETEEYLKETYGITVYQEQVMLLSQKLANFTKGEADTLRKAMGKKDRPTLDKMFPKFLNGGKENNLDEVKLNKIWKDWEAFAEYAFNKSHSTCYALIAYQTAYLKANYPAEYMASVMSNNINNTDSITMFMEDCKSIGVDVLGPDVNESHYKFSVNEKGQIRFGLGAIKGIGEGPSEGITKERINGRFKNIYDFFERIPPSQMNKRVAESLVLAGAFDEFSMYHRGQYFDIDMAGRTNLERLIRYGQSFQESKNEMENSLFADFADEVQIEQPKLAPCPEWPNMHKLNKEKEIIGFYLSAHPLDEFKYHYQFMQGKLSKKAVLEKEEEVKVVIDDVPILEVDDKDDTVDITEIISDDVIIGEEEMIEEIAKKAEPRGHFGFLNLDEVDAYKEQAFANKPPELFEEKKKDWKTLQKERENGGSGKEYTVAGLITEYVVKDGFKSGEKVAFLTLEDYSGSYSFRLGDRDYMRLKEKLEVQRFVILKIKFAQVKDGRVFVNVVDVIELQEAFEKFAKSISLVMDIMDFRKEDLEFFRNILDQNKGDQKFKIFIKNPEENSYIELQSMKYSVDLNGDLIKEIQLLNKYEFYLN; the protein is encoded by the coding sequence ATGTATTTAGTTTTTGACACAGAAACCACAGGTTTACCAAAAAATTTCAACGCTCCGCTTTCAGATTCAGACAACTGGCCAAGAATGGTTCAGATAGCTTGGCAATTGCATGATGATGATGGTAATTTGCTTGAAAACCAGGATTATATAATTAAACCGGAAGGTTATGATATACCATTTAACGCAGCAAGAATTCATGGAATTACAACCAAAATTGCGAATGATGAAGGTAGAGATCTTGAAGAGATTTTAAAAGAATTTGCTGAAGTTTTAGAAAGAGTAAGAGTTGTTTCCGGGCACAATGTTGAGTTTGATTACAACATTGTGGGAGCCGAATTTTTCAGAAAAAATATTAAAGATAATCTTCAGGAAAAACCAAAAGCCGATACGATGATTCTGGGAACAGATTATTGTCAGCTCGGAGGCGGAAGAGGCGGGAAATACAAATCGCCAAAACTCGAAGAATTGTACGAAAAATTATACGGTCATAAGTTTGATGAAGCGCACAATGCTGCAGCTGATGTAAATGCAACGGCTCAGGTTTTCTTTGAAATGATGCGTATTGGGATCATTCCTGCTGAGATTTTGAAAACTTCTGAAGATCAGCTGGCCTATTTCAAGACACTGCATCCGAATCCTATAAAACCTTTTGGGATCATTATCAGAAGGCAGGTTGCAGATTTTAACAATAAGAAAAAACAATCTGATGTTGGGAGCATTGATGATATTGATTTAGGAAAATATTTCAATTTCGATAATAAAAGTGTTTTTTCAACGCTGACAGCGACTTCGAGCATTTCAGATTTAATTAAAAAAGCTACAGAAGACAATTTTCCTGCAGTCGGAATGGTTGATTTGGGAAATATGATGGGAGCTTTTAAATTCGTTTCAGCTGTAGAATCTACCAACTCGGATCGCTCTAAAAAGCATAAAGAATTTTTAACCAAAAAACAGGAAGCAGAAGAAAACGGAACTGAATTTAATGAAGCTGAACCAATTTCCGAACCGTTGATTCCCGTTGTAGGATGTGAATTTTTCATTTCAGACCGTTATGAGCAGAAACAGTTTACCAAAGACGATCCCGACAGAAGAGCACAGGTTGTTTTGTTGGCGAAAGATTTTAACGGCTATAAAAATTTAGCCAAACTTTCAAGTATTGGATTTTTAAAAGGTTTCTATTTCGGAGTTCCGAGGATTAGCCGGGAATTAATTTCTGAATATAAAGAAGGATTGATTGCTCTGACTTCGGGAATCAACGGAGATATTCCGGATGCGATTTTAAATACAGGTGAGCAAAAAGGAGAGGAGCTTTTCAAATGGTGGAAAGATACTTTTGAAGATGATTTTTATGTTCAGATTCAAAACCATAAACTGCCTGAAGAGGAACACCTGAATGATGTTCTCTTACATTTTGCAGACAAATATAACGTTAAAATTTTAGCGCAAAATCAAACCTATTATACCAATAAAGACGATTCTAATATTCAGGATATTGTAAGTTGTATCAAAGATGGCGAAAAGCTGACAACGCCTGTTGGAAAAGGTTTTGGGAAGCGAAGAGGTTTGGCAACAGGAGAATATTACATTAAAAATGCTCATGAAATTAAGGAAACCTTTTTAGCATATCCCGATGCGTTTGATGCATATGATGAACTTTTTGCAAAATTCAGTCCCTATACTTTAAAAAGGGATGTATTGCTCCCCAAATTTGATATTCCGGAAGAGTTTCTTCATTTAGAAGATGAAGTTGATGGAGGAAAACGTGGCGAAATGGCGTATTTGACACATTTGACCTACGAAGGAGCGAAAAAAAGATATGCTGAGACAGGAATTACTACTGAAATTAAAGAACGTCTGGATTTTGAGCTAGAAGTTGTTGCCAACACAGGATATCCGGGATATTTCCTGATCGTACAGGATTTTTGTAACGAAGCCCGGAATATGGGAGTTTGGGTTGGTCCCGGTCGAGGATCTGCTGCAGGATCTGCAGTTGCTTATTGCACAGGAATTACCAATGTTGACCCTATTAAATATGATTTACTATTTGAAAGATTCTTGAATCCTGAAAGAGTTTCGATGCCCGATATAGATATCGATTTTGATGACGAAGGACGGGATAAAATCATCAAATGGGTCGTTGAAAAGTACGGTAAAAACCAGGTAGCACAGATTATAACCTATTCGGTTTTGGGAGGGAAGTCAGCGATTAAAGATGCCGGAAGAGTTTTGGATTTACCGATTCCTGATACAAATAATATTGCCAAACTCATTCCGCCAAGTCCGGGAATGAACATTGCTAAAGCACTGGCAAAATATGATAAGCTGAGACCTGAAGACCAGATGCTGGTTGATGAAATGAGGTTTATTTTAGATAATTCTGATGATCCTCGATTTGATGTGCTTGTGAGTGCAAAAAAAATGGAAGGTTGCATCAGAAATACCGGGATTCATGCATGTGGAGTCATCATTACACCTGAAGATGTAAGTAATCTTGTTCCGGTAACGATTGCTGCAAAAGATGCTGATATTTTGGTTTCTCAGTTCGACAACTCTGTGGCGGAAAGTGCAGGTCTTTTGAAGATGGACTTTTTGGGTCTACGTACACTGACCATTATTAAAGATGCTTTAAAATTAATTAAGCAAAGGCACAATATAGATATTGATCCGGATACAATTCCTCTGGATGACACCAAAACTTATCAGTTATTTAAAGAAGGAAGAACGATTGGGATTTTCCAGTACGAAAGCCCGGGAATGCAGAAGTACATGCGAGAGTTGAAGCCAACGGTATTTGCAGATTTAATTGCCATGAATGCCTTGTACAGACCGGGACCTATTAAATATATTCCAAATTTTATCAACAGAAAACACGGAATTGAGGAAATCGTTTATGATTTACCTGAAACGGAAGAATATCTAAAAGAGACTTACGGAATTACCGTTTACCAGGAACAGGTAATGCTTCTGTCTCAAAAATTAGCCAATTTTACGAAAGGTGAAGCCGATACTTTGAGAAAAGCGATGGGTAAAAAAGACCGGCCGACATTGGATAAGATGTTTCCGAAATTCTTGAATGGCGGAAAAGAAAATAATCTAGATGAAGTTAAACTAAACAAAATATGGAAGGATTGGGAAGCGTTTGCAGAATATGCCTTTAACAAATCTCACTCTACCTGTTATGCATTAATAGCTTATCAGACAGCCTATTTAAAAGCAAATTATCCTGCAGAATATATGGCAAGTGTGATGAGCAATAACATCAATAACACCGATTCAATCACCATGTTTATGGAAGATTGTAAAAGTATCGGCGTTGATGTTCTGGGACCCGACGTCAATGAATCTCATTATAAATTTTCAGTAAACGAAAAGGGACAGATCCGTTTTGGTTTGGGTGCCATTAAAGGAATTGGCGAGGGCCCGAGTGAAGGAATTACGAAAGAAAGAATAAACGGACGATTTAAAAACATTTATGATTTTTTTGAAAGAATTCCGCCTTCGCAAATGAATAAAAGGGTAGCTGAAAGTCTGGTACTTGCAGGTGCTTTTGATGAATTCAGCATGTATCACAGAGGCCAATATTTTGACATTGATATGGCAGGAAGAACCAATCTGGAACGCCTGATCAGGTACGGACAAAGCTTTCAGGAAAGTAAAAATGAGATGGAAAATTCTCTTTTTGCAGATTTTGCTGATGAAGTTCAGATTGAGCAGCCAAAGTTAGCTCCCTGCCCGGAATGGCCAAATATGCATAAACTGAACAAAGAAAAAGAAATCATTGGCTTTTATCTTTCTGCGCATCCTTTAGATGAATTCAAATATCATTACCAGTTTATGCAGGGTAAGCTTTCGAAAAAAGCAGTTCTTGAGAAAGAAGAAGAGGTAAAAGTGGTAATTGATGACGTTCCGATTCTAGAAGTTGATGATAAAGACGATACTGTAGATATTACGGAAATTATTTCTGATGATGTTATCATCGGAGAAGAAGAGATGATAGAAGAAATAGCGAAAAAAGCAGAACCAAGAGGCCATTTTGGATTTTTAAATCTTGATGAGGTAGATGCATACAAAGAACAGGCATTTGCCAATAAGCCACCGGAACTATTTGAAGAAAAAAAGAAAGACTGGAAGACGTTACAAAAAGAAAGAGAAAATGGTGGTAGTGGAAAAGAATATACCGTAGCAGGCTTAATCACTGAATATGTGGTGAAAGATGGGTTTAAAAGTGGTGAAAAAGTGGCATTTTTAACGCTTGAGGATTATTCGGGTTCCTATTCTTTCAGATTGGGTGACCGGGATTATATGCGGCTGAAGGAAAAACTTGAAGTTCAACGTTTTGTAATTTTAAAAATAAAATTTGCGCAGGTAAAAGACGGACGTGTTTTTGTAAACGTTGTAGATGTTATTGAACTTCAGGAAGCTTTTGAAAAATTTGCGAAAAGCATCTCTTTGGTTATGGATATTATGGATTTCCGAAAGGAGGACCTGGAATTTTTCAGAAATATTCTTGACCAGAATAAAGGCGATCAGAAATTTAAAATTTTCATTAAAAACCCGGAAGAAAATTCTTATATTGAATTACAATCAATGAAATATTCTGTTGATCTGAACGGAGATCTGATTAAGGAAATTCAGCTGCTGAATAAATATGAGTTTTATCTCAACTAG